A genomic window from Quercus lobata isolate SW786 chromosome 10, ValleyOak3.0 Primary Assembly, whole genome shotgun sequence includes:
- the LOC115965408 gene encoding uncharacterized protein LOC115965408 produces the protein MSGSGNPQLYRPHDVFTAMGRCWVLEDEFSYPINPNLRNSAYVHNTMRQEWAWLFREQQMFYDELVGLKLPVPRRLASQMPRDSIDELRKALNRIREENNRMKIRLNRYRTQVEIRESVQEGWYEHAQFMQSILADPIYQSDVEMSDEE, from the coding sequence ATGTCTGGTTCTGGCAACCCACAACTCTATAGGCCTCATGATGTGTTCACTGCTATGGGTCGTTGTTGGGTATTGGAAGATGAGTTCAGCTATCCAATCAATCCGAATTTGCGAAATAGTGCTTACGTTCACAATACCATGAGACAGGAGTGGGCTTGGTTATTTCGTGAAcaacaaatgttttatgatgagttggttgGTTTGAAGTTGCCAGTGCCTCGGCGACTCGCATCACAAATGCCCAGAGACAGCATCGACGAACTTCGTAAAGCATTGAACcgcataagagaagaaaataatcgaaTGAAGATACGTCTTAATCGATATCGAACCCAAGTCGAGATTCGAGAGTCAGTGCAGGAAGGGTGGTACGAGCATGCACAGTTCATGCAATCAATTCTTGCTgatcccatttatcagtcaGACGTGGAGATGTCAGATGAAGAGTAA
- the LOC115963218 gene encoding uncharacterized protein LOC115963218, translating into MVTCSIWFCLTYQFPVVDLMFFNKYLSRLKSYVHDKTYPEGSIAEGYIVKKRLAFCSRYFKSVETAFNRPVRNVEESMGAVVSITLDSNSWIQAHRYVLFNCEEITPFCDIHIAEIKVNFPLHVTDNVIQKQHMEKFCNWFRNYKTRPLGEGLPSTRLNGRRRRRCISP; encoded by the exons ATGGTAACTTGCtctatttggttttgtttaacTTATCAATTTCCCGTTGTTGATCTTATGTTTTTCAATAAGTACTTGTCAAGACTTAAGTCTTATGTACATGATAAAACTTATCCAGAAGGCTCCATTGCAGAAGGGTATATAGTAAAGAAACGCTTAGCATTCTGCTCACGCTATTTTAAATCTGTTGAAACTGCATTCAATCGGCCTGTAAGGAATGTCGAGGAATCCATGGGTGCAGTAGTGAGCATTACACTAGATTCAAATTCATGGATCCAAGCACATCGTTATGTGCTATTCAATTGTGAAGAAATCACCCCATTTTGCGA TATACACATAGCGGAGatcaaggttaatttccctCTTCATGTAACCGATAATGTTATTCAAAAGCAGCACATGGAGAAATTCTGCAACTGGTTTAGGAACTAT AAGACTAGGCCATTAGGAGAAGGCTTACCAAGCACCAG ATTGAAcgggagaagaagaaggagatgtATTTCCCCATGA